The stretch of DNA GCACAAAAAGATTTAAAAAATCTTGTTGTTTTTGATGTTATAGTTAATTTTTCTCAAGAAGATTTCTGCCGTATGCTACTTGAAAAAGTCATAGCACGTTTTAAAGAACGAAAACATTTCCTTTAAGAGGCAGTTTTGAAAACAACCCTTGGGCTTTATTGTTTCTAACCAATTATTTTTTTTGTGCTTTTAACAATTGATTGAGATATGGATTGCATTCAAGTTCGCGATGATAAGAAATCTCACAACTAGCATATGCTTCTTGGCGGTGATGGTTCCAATATTTTAAATCGTCTATCGGGATTTTTTGCCCGCTAACGGCACAGAGGGTATAAGTTCCATATTCTATAATTTTATATCCATTATTAGAATAATGAATTTTTGCTTCGCGTTCATTACTAGAAAACATTCTTCATAATCCTTTCTTGTTTGTATGAGAGATAATCCAAGTAAAGTGTCATAAAATGCCTTATAAAGTCGAGAGTGATTAAAAAAATATTTCTTTCTTGCCAAAACAATGCGTGGTAACTATTTTCTACTAAAAAGTCTCTCTATATCAGCCAATTTTAGTTCAATATAAGTAGGACGACCGTGATTACACGTACCTGTATTTGGTGTTGCTTCTATTTGTCGTAACAGTGCATTCATTTCTTCGGGACGTAAAAGGCGCCCTGACCGTATTGAGCCATGACAAGCCATTGTTGCTGCAACATAATCAAGCATTGCTTTTAAATTATCTGTCGTATCATATTCCGCGGCCTCGTCTGCGAGATCCTTAATGAGGGCTTGTACGTTGATTTCTCCTAACATAGAGGGTGTTTCACGCACAACGATTGCACCAGGTCCAAATGGTTCTATGCCTAAACCAAATTTCTGCAAAGCATCTTTATGCGTTAAAAGGCATGTTGCGTCTTCTTCAGAGAGTTCTACAATTTCAGGAATAAGTAGCAATTGTGAAGGAAGCGGTTTGGAATAAAGTGCATTCTTGAGCTCTTCATAAACCAATCGTTCGTGAGCAGCATGCTGATCGACAATAACCAAACTATCTTGGGTTTGAGCAATAATATAGTTTTTATGGATTTGTGCTCTGGCAGCTCCTAGTGGATAAGATAATTCTTCTTGTGAAGCTATAGTGTTTGGAATGTAGGCATCACCACTTGGCGTATCTAAGCCCTCCATAAGAGGAGTCGCATCTTCCTTTAAACCAAAAGAGCTATTAGTATCCAATGGTTGATGAATCATTGATGCGGATGAAAAATGATAGGGCTGTGAGCTGTAAGAAGAAGCCGGCTGAGTGCTCTTTGAATTTGCCAATGGCTGTTGTATTTGAAATGCAGCCAACATTGCTTCAGAACGCGTTGAAGTAGGACGAACACCCGTTTGATGTAACGCTTCACGAATTGCTCCGACAATTAAACCGCGAATGAGCCCTGAATCACGGAATCGTACATCCGCTTTTGTTGGATGCACGTTAACATCTACATCGGCGGGTGGTAGATCAATAAAAAGAATGGAGACAGGATAACGATCCCGCGTCATGACATCAGCATAAGCTCCTCGAATCGCTCCCCAGAGGAATTTATCGCGCACTGGACGCCCATTAACATAAGCAAATTGATGAAGGCTATTACTACGGTTGAAGGATGGCAAACAAGCAAACCCTGTCAACCGGACTGATTCGCGTTCAGCATTAAGTGCGATACTGTTGGGAGCAAATTCTTTACCCATAATTTGTGTAATACGTTGTAATTGTCCTTGGGTATTATTTTGCGTAGCAGGTAATTCCATAGAAGTTCTGTCTGATCCTGAAAGAGAAAAGCGGATATGCGGAAATGCAATAGCAATTCGTTTAATCATATCGGTAATGGCATTCGTTTCAGCCCGATCAGTTTTCATAAATTTTAGCCGTGCTGGAGTAACAAAGAAGAGGTCACGAACTTCAACGATCGTTCCAAGATTTGCAGCCGCCGGTTTCGGTCCAACAATTTTTCCTGCTGTGACAATAATTTCAGTAGCATTATCAGCATCTTGCGTTCGTGAAGTTAATTTAAGTTTAGCAACAGAACCAATAGAGGGTAAGGCTTCTCCTCTAAATCCTAAGAAGCAGATATTATGCACATCATCAGTAATTTTTGAGGTACAATGGCGAGAAACTGCTAAAATTAACTGATCTGCCGGAATACCACAGCCATTATCACTCACCTTTATAAAATTTTTTCCACCGTTTGCTGTAACAATTTCAATTCGAGTTGCTCCAGCGTCAATGGCATTTTCAACAAGCTCTTTGACAACATTTGCTGGCCGTTCAATAACTTCGCCGGCGGCAATTTGATTAATAATATTTTCGCTAAGATGGCGTATGGTCATCATAAATTGTAACAAGATTCCTGCGAATTCTATAGGAGTTTTAAATTATGATAACATTATTTGTATAACATTCAAGAATGGGAGAGTGTGTAAGATATTATTCTTAAAATAACTCTTATTTACTTTCAAAGAATGTTGACCAGGTGCTGTTTCATTGTTTGTGGCATTCTATGATTAACTATAGTAGAAAATTGATTGGCAAAATCAGAGAGGAATAGTTTTTATCACCTTAAAACAGCTTGTTAAAATAGCTTGCGCTAATCAATCATCTGAGCCAAAAAGAAATATAGTAAAAATGGAAAGCAAAACATATGGTGCGTGTAAACGGTATCCTTGCAGATAATGATATACAAGCTTTGATTGATAATGACATTCTCAAAGCTCTTTGGCCATTTGATGCAACCCAAATACAACCCGCAAGTCTTGATCTTCGTTTAGGGGAAAAAGCTTATCGTATACGGGCTTCCTTTATGCCGGGGCTTGATGTAAAAGTTTTAGATAAGCTCGAACGGTTAAAGTTGCACGAATTTGATTTGCGACACGGAGCCGTCTTGGAAACAGGTTGTGTTTATATTGTTCCTCTTTTAGAAAATTTAGCTTTACCAGAAATCTTATCAGCAGTTGCCAATCCTAAAAGTTCTACGGGACGATTAGATATTTTTACGCGTGTAATTACAGATAATGCTCAGGAATTTGATAAAATTTGTGCGGGTTATCATGGTCCACTTTATCTTGAAATTAGTCCACGAACATTTCCAATTTTGGTACGTACTGGTTCACGTTTATCTCAGCTCCGGTTTCGTAAGGGATACAGTTATTTAAATGAAATTGAGCTGCATGCTTTGCATAGAGATGAAACACTGTTATCGGATGATATGCCTAATATTAGCGAGGATGGTATTGGGCTTTCCATTAATTTGAAGGGAGACGAAAACGGGCTGGTGGGCTATCGTGCTAAACATCATACAAGTGTTATTGATATTGATAAACGCGCTGTTGCTCAAGTTCTAGATTTTTGGGAACCTCTTTTTGACCGTGGTCAAAGGGAACTGATTCTTGATCCTAATGAGTTTTATATTTTAGTCTCGCGAGAAGCTGTCCATGTTCCTCCGCTTTATGCCGCTGAAATGACCCCCTTTGATCCCTTGGTTGGTGAGTTTAGAGTGCATTATGCAGGTTTTTTTGACCCAGGATTTGGGCACATGGAAGCAGGTGGGAAAGGGGCAAAAGCGGTTTTGGAAGTGCGTAGCCATGAAGTACCATTTATTTTGGAGCATGGCCAAATTATTGGCCGTTTAATCTATGAACACATGCTTAACCGACCGTTAGCACTTTATGGACATGATTCTGGATCACATTACCAAGCACAGAGATTAAAGTTATCTAAGCATTTTAAATGATTTTGAAAATGTGGATTTCGATAAGATATACTTAGGAAGTGTATTTGCCGAAAAGGCATGTTGATTTTATTAAGTCACGCCCTTTGTATATGTTTAATTTATGTAATATGAGCAGAAAATTGCTCAACCAAAGAAGATATTCTTTGTTAGTACCTAATAATATTCAAAGTTTTTTAAAATGCCCTATATCAATTATGAGCGCGTATTTTGATAAACTTCGATGAAGAGGAAACTTAGCTAAGTTTTGGATACATTCAATGACTTGATTTTTAGTTCTATTAACGACTTTTTTTATCTTTATGGGCTGGTGGTTTGTATTCGATGAGAGGCTACATACTCTTATGGGTTATAATGTGTAGCATCTTTGTAGGGGGGATTTCTTTAAAATTGCAATAAGTAACTGAAGCGATATCCCTTAGAGAATTCTTGGTTACATGAGGTGTAGCATCTCAATTCTTGAGATAGATAATTAACAACGTATGTGTGTATATATTGCTGATTGAAAATAGATACTATGAGATTCTAAATCTCAAAAAGAGAAATAAAGGCATTGTTTTCATCTATTTGTTTTTTTGAGTTGCAATCTTTGTTACCTACATCTATCGAAAGGTGTGTTCTGTTGAGATTCCTCATGGAACACATGCGGGTTGGGGCTTATTGATTTAGAGTGTTTTCGCTTTTCATTCATAAACGATGGTACTATTCATGATTATTTCCTCAACACTTGATTATCGCAAAGCAGCAAAACGTCGTCTTCCCCCTTTTCTTTTTCACTATATCGATGGGGGAGCTTATGCTGAAGAAACGCTGCGACGTAATTGTACAGATCTTCAAGCACTTGCACTGCGTCAAAGAATTTTGAGAGAGGTTGGTGAAGTTGATCTTTCAACAAAACTTTTTGATCAAACACTGAATTTACCGATTATACTTGCACCCGTTGGGTTAACGGGCATGTATGCACGCCGTGGTGAGGTACAAGCTGCACGTGCAGCCATTGCAAAAGGTATTCCCTTTACCTTATCCTCAGTTTCAGTTTGCCCCATTGCAGAAGTCCAGAAGGCAGTAGGAAGTGCATTTTGGTTTCAACTTTATGTGCTCAAAGATCGTGGATTTATGCGTGATGCATTAGAGCGAGCTTGGACATCTGGTGTGCGCACATTAGTTTTTACAGTTGATATGCCGGTTCCTGGTGCGCGTTATCGTGATGCGCATTCAGGAATGTCAGGACCTTATGCGGGATTACGCCGGATTTTACAAGCTTTTACCCATCCATATTGGGCTTGGAATGTTGGTATTATGGGGCGGCCGCATGATCTTGGCAATGTTTCCACTTATCTCAAAAAGAAAATTGCATTGGACGATTATGTTGGTTGGCTTGGTGCAAATTTTGATCCATCAATTGGTTGGTCTGACCTGCAATGGATTCGGGATTTTTGGAAAGGAAAAATGATTTTGAAAGGTATACTTGATCCAGAAGATGCACGTGAAGCAGTGCGGTTTGGTGCGGATGGTCTCGTTGTTTCTAATCATGGTGGGCGTCAACTTGATGGTGTATTATCAACTGCACGAGCATTGCCAGCAATTGCCGCGGTGGTAAAGGGTGATTTGGCTATTTTAGTGGATTCTGGTGTTCGTTCTGGCCTTGATGTTGTACGCATGATAGCTCAAGGTGCGGATGCCGTTATGATTGGTCGTGCTTTTGTTTACGCGCTTGCAACAGCGGGCGAGAAAGGTGTTGCTCATCTCCTTGATCTTTTTGCAAATGAAATGCGAGTAGCTATGACGTTGACCGGTGCACAAACAGTTAAAGAGATTACGCGTGAGAGTTTAGTGAATACAGATGCTTTGCAATCATGAGGAAAGTGCGCTTTACTATCTTTGGAAAAAGAGAGTTTTTTCATTAAAAATAGGCAAAGCGCAGTTTCGTATGCCTATCTGTCTTGTTTTCTTTTCACATCCTCAGTGATTGATATTATTTTTTAACTGGTGAGTATATTTAGATGCAATTTAACATTTTTATATATTATTTCATTGCTAACGCAGTTTTCGCTATACCATCCCAGCTGATTCCATAATTTGCTAAAACATCTAATTGGCATCCATTACAAATCGGCTCATCCGGTATTCCTAGCGATGCAAATTTACATACAATGCTATGTTCTATAAGTAATCTGGCAATTGTATCTCCAAGCCCTCCATTCGTGCTATGTTCTTCACAGACAACAACAGATTTATGGGATTTGCATAATTCTAGCACAGATACATCATCCAAAGGGCGAATTGTTGGTATACTTACAACTGTTGGTATAGCTTCATATTTTTGGAGTTCTTCAGCAGCATCGAGACAAATCTGAACGGTCTCACCAGTGGCAAGTAAGAGAATATCTTTTCCCCTTTGTATAACAGAAGCTTTATTGATATCTATTCTTGAAGAATCTCTATGAATATTTTTAACTGCATGCTTACCTAAACGTATATAAACAGACGTAGAATTGCTTAGCGTCGAAAGAATTGCAGCCTCCGTTTCTTTATTATCCGCAGGAGCAATGATGCGCATGTTAGGAATAGCACGAAGCGAAGCAAAATCGGAAATGGCATGATGTGTTGCTCCCAGCGCTCCATAGCTAATACCAGCACTAATGCCAATCAATCTAACAGGATTTTCACAATAAGCGACATCTACCTTTATTTGTTCAAGTGCACGCGTTGTCAAAAAACAAGCCTGAGAAACCACAAATGGCTTTTTTCCACACGAGGCAAGACCAGCCGCAACGCCTACCAAATTTTGTTCGGCAATTCCAACTTCTACAATACGCTTTGGATAGTACTTTGCGAATTGGTCAATCTTCCCAGATATTCGTGAATCAGCTGTTAAAACAACAATATCTTTATCAAATTGCGCTATTTTTATAAGAGTTTTATTCAAAATTTCGAGGTTTGAAAACTTTACGGTAGTTTGTGTTTCTTGATGATAATTATCCATGTTCATGCTCCCATTAATTGAATTTTTGTCTTAATTTCATTGACAGCAAGATTATATTCTTCATCTGTTGGAACTTTATGGTGCCAAGTTATGTTATTTTCCATGTAGGAAATTCCAGAGCCCTTTATCGTGTTCATAATTATTGCTGTTGGTTTGTCCTTATGGAATGGAGGTAATCCTAACGATGTCTTTAGTTGTGTTATATCGTGACCATCAATTTCTACAACATGCCAGCCAAAACTTGTAAATTTATCTGCTAAGGGCTCTGTTTTCATTAAGATATCAGTCGTATCAGTAATTTGTAGCCGATTTCTATCGACAATTGCTATAAGATTACTGAGTTTATAATGCGCTGAAAATAGTACAGCCTCCCAGATGGATCCCTCTGTCATTTCACCATCGCCAAGAAGCACAAAAACACGGTAAGATTGAGAATTAAGCTGTCCAGAAAGAGCCATTCCTGCACCAAGAGATAAGCCATGACCAAGAGAGCCTGTGCTTTGCTCGATGCCAGGGACTTTTTTGGTTACATGGCCTATAAAATTTGAACCGAATTTTAAATAAGTATCGAGAAGTTTAGGATCAAAATATCCCATTTCTGATAATACAATATACAATGCTTCAACCGCATGTCCTTTACTTTGAACATAACGATCGCGATTAATATCATGGATACGCGTTGGATTTATTTGAAGAATATATTTGTATAAGATATAAATGAAATCAATGCAGGAAAGACTACTAGCTATGTGACCAGATTTCGCTCTTTTAATGAGATCAAGTATTTTAAGTCGTAAACGGAGAGAACAAATTGCATCGTAAATATCTGCTTTATTACTTGCATAAGCCATACTCTCCCCCTCAGAAAATTTATAAAATAATCCCTTTAAATCGCGATTTTATGGCTACTGACTAGAAGATCATTTAAACCATTCCATATATCTTTAGATGTATTGTGTACAGAAA from Bartonella taylorii encodes:
- a CDS encoding 2'-deoxycytidine 5'-triphosphate deaminase, translating into MVRVNGILADNDIQALIDNDILKALWPFDATQIQPASLDLRLGEKAYRIRASFMPGLDVKVLDKLERLKLHEFDLRHGAVLETGCVYIVPLLENLALPEILSAVANPKSSTGRLDIFTRVITDNAQEFDKICAGYHGPLYLEISPRTFPILVRTGSRLSQLRFRKGYSYLNEIELHALHRDETLLSDDMPNISEDGIGLSINLKGDENGLVGYRAKHHTSVIDIDKRAVAQVLDFWEPLFDRGQRELILDPNEFYILVSREAVHVPPLYAAEMTPFDPLVGEFRVHYAGFFDPGFGHMEAGGKGAKAVLEVRSHEVPFILEHGQIIGRLIYEHMLNRPLALYGHDSGSHYQAQRLKLSKHFK
- the mutL gene encoding DNA mismatch repair endonuclease MutL, with amino-acid sequence MTIRHLSENIINQIAAGEVIERPANVVKELVENAIDAGATRIEIVTANGGKNFIKVSDNGCGIPADQLILAVSRHCTSKITDDVHNICFLGFRGEALPSIGSVAKLKLTSRTQDADNATEIIVTAGKIVGPKPAAANLGTIVEVRDLFFVTPARLKFMKTDRAETNAITDMIKRIAIAFPHIRFSLSGSDRTSMELPATQNNTQGQLQRITQIMGKEFAPNSIALNAERESVRLTGFACLPSFNRSNSLHQFAYVNGRPVRDKFLWGAIRGAYADVMTRDRYPVSILFIDLPPADVDVNVHPTKADVRFRDSGLIRGLIVGAIREALHQTGVRPTSTRSEAMLAAFQIQQPLANSKSTQPASSYSSQPYHFSSASMIHQPLDTNSSFGLKEDATPLMEGLDTPSGDAYIPNTIASQEELSYPLGAARAQIHKNYIIAQTQDSLVIVDQHAAHERLVYEELKNALYSKPLPSQLLLIPEIVELSEEDATCLLTHKDALQKFGLGIEPFGPGAIVVRETPSMLGEINVQALIKDLADEAAEYDTTDNLKAMLDYVAATMACHGSIRSGRLLRPEEMNALLRQIEATPNTGTCNHGRPTYIELKLADIERLFSRK
- a CDS encoding transketolase; the encoded protein is MAYASNKADIYDAICSLRLRLKILDLIKRAKSGHIASSLSCIDFIYILYKYILQINPTRIHDINRDRYVQSKGHAVEALYIVLSEMGYFDPKLLDTYLKFGSNFIGHVTKKVPGIEQSTGSLGHGLSLGAGMALSGQLNSQSYRVFVLLGDGEMTEGSIWEAVLFSAHYKLSNLIAIVDRNRLQITDTTDILMKTEPLADKFTSFGWHVVEIDGHDITQLKTSLGLPPFHKDKPTAIIMNTIKGSGISYMENNITWHHKVPTDEEYNLAVNEIKTKIQLMGA
- the lldD gene encoding FMN-dependent L-lactate dehydrogenase LldD — translated: MIISSTLDYRKAAKRRLPPFLFHYIDGGAYAEETLRRNCTDLQALALRQRILREVGEVDLSTKLFDQTLNLPIILAPVGLTGMYARRGEVQAARAAIAKGIPFTLSSVSVCPIAEVQKAVGSAFWFQLYVLKDRGFMRDALERAWTSGVRTLVFTVDMPVPGARYRDAHSGMSGPYAGLRRILQAFTHPYWAWNVGIMGRPHDLGNVSTYLKKKIALDDYVGWLGANFDPSIGWSDLQWIRDFWKGKMILKGILDPEDAREAVRFGADGLVVSNHGGRQLDGVLSTARALPAIAAVVKGDLAILVDSGVRSGLDVVRMIAQGADAVMIGRAFVYALATAGEKGVAHLLDLFANEMRVAMTLTGAQTVKEITRESLVNTDALQS
- a CDS encoding DUF2093 domain-containing protein, which encodes MFSSNEREAKIHYSNNGYKIIEYGTYTLCAVSGQKIPIDDLKYWNHHRQEAYASCEISYHRELECNPYLNQLLKAQKK
- a CDS encoding transketolase family protein; its protein translation is MDNYHQETQTTVKFSNLEILNKTLIKIAQFDKDIVVLTADSRISGKIDQFAKYYPKRIVEVGIAEQNLVGVAAGLASCGKKPFVVSQACFLTTRALEQIKVDVAYCENPVRLIGISAGISYGALGATHHAISDFASLRAIPNMRIIAPADNKETEAAILSTLSNSTSVYIRLGKHAVKNIHRDSSRIDINKASVIQRGKDILLLATGETVQICLDAAEELQKYEAIPTVVSIPTIRPLDDVSVLELCKSHKSVVVCEEHSTNGGLGDTIARLLIEHSIVCKFASLGIPDEPICNGCQLDVLANYGISWDGIAKTALAMK